One Triticum dicoccoides isolate Atlit2015 ecotype Zavitan chromosome 5B, WEW_v2.0, whole genome shotgun sequence genomic window carries:
- the LOC119305689 gene encoding purine permease 1-like → MEIEATPLSPQQQAYNDGGGSDQRVGAGAKPLYRNPVVVVNFLLMAVGTVCGPLLFRAYFLHGGTRKWLTCLLQTAAWPLLLPPLCVSFFSRRRRQREESATEAAPLSLMSGTLLAATVAIGLVIGLIDFLYAYGLAYLPVSTTSILVSTQLAFTAVFVLVVVRHRFTTFSVNAVVLIVVGAAMLGLNGGGDRPAGVSRAQYYAGFAMTLGSAALYGLVLPLMELSQAQHAARAGAAVTYTLVLEIQMVIGITATAFSAVGMLVNREFHEIPDEARRFDLGEAGYYFMLVSSATAFQCLFVGTIGAIFYGSALLAGVVMMLKGRERFGGIIRCIA, encoded by the exons ATGGAGATAGAAGCGACACCACTGAGCCCGCAGCAGCAAGCATACAATGACGGTGGCGGTTCGGACCAGCGGGTCGGCGCCGGCGCTAAACCACTCTACCGCAACCCCGTCGTGGTCGTCAACTTCCTCCTCATGGCTGTTGGCACGGTGTGTGGCCCGCTCCTCTTTCGCGCCTACTTCCTCCACGGCGGCACGCGCAAGTGGCTCACCTGCCTGCTCCAGACCGCTGCGTGGCCGCTCCTGCTCCCGCCGCTCTGCGTCTCCTTcttctcccgccgccgccgccagcgcgaAGAGAGCGCCACGGAGGCCGCCCCGCTCTCCCTCATGTCGGGCACCCTCCTGGCCGCCACGGTCGCCATCGGCCTCGTGATCGGGCTCATCGACTTCCTCTACGCCTATGGGCTGGCCTACCTCCCGGTGTCCACCACCTCCATCCTCGTCTCCACGCAGCTGGCCTTCACGGCCGTGTTCGTGCTGGTGGTGGTGCGCCATCGGTTCACCACCTTCTCCGTGAACGCGGTGGTGCTGATCGTCGTGGGCGCCGCCATGCTGGGGCTGAACGGCGGAGGGGACCGCCCCGCGGGGGTGTCCCGGGCGCAGTACTACGCCGGGTTCGCCATGACGCTCGGTTCCGCGGCGCTGTACGGCCTCGTGCTGCCCCTCATGGAACTCAGCCAGGCGCAGCACGCGGCGCGCGCCGGCGCGGCGGTCACGTACACGCTCGTCTTGGAGATCCAGATGGTCATCGGGATCACGGCCACGGCCTTCAGCGCCGTCGGCATGCTCGTGAACCGCGAATTCCAC GAAATTCCAGACGAAGCACGGAGGTTCGACCTCGGTGAGGCAGGCTACTACTTCATGCTCGTTAGTTCAGCCACGGCTTTCCAGTGCTTATTTGTCGGCACGATTGGTGCCATCTTCTACGGCTCAGCGCTGCTTGCCGGTGTCGTCATGATGTTGAAAGGGAGAGAGAGGTTTGGTGGAAtaattcgttgtattgcttga